The Triticum aestivum cultivar Chinese Spring chromosome 7B, IWGSC CS RefSeq v2.1, whole genome shotgun sequence genome window below encodes:
- the LOC123160008 gene encoding uncharacterized protein isoform X8 has protein sequence MSSDSDNDSDSYEERKKRVCHHVQSMSNIYAGASTLAGKYCDNYLIKADPRNSILSGFEWLQETVSTPGETYTMLRMNARLFFQLHDLLAKKYGFKSTCFVSSYEALAMFLWTLGGCESNRRTQNRFKHLGDTVHRKFHEVLLCVVKMAADYLKPKDPNFSSVHPRIQKDRRAYPHLKDCIGALDGTHVRATIPAGDQVRYIGRSGSTTQNVLAICDFDMHFMYTSVGQPGSMHDTSVLYHAIEADKDTFPHPSKGKYYLVDAGYPNRPGYLAPYKGERYHVPDFQRGVAPRTPKEKFNKIHSSKRNVIERAFGVWKMKWQILLKMPNYSVETQKMIVAATMTLHNYVRYHDKGDLHFLRVDRDPNYVPTIPSRYQRYAIPPNASDVSTSEASDKDMDLFRNRLATNIALGW, from the exons ATGTCATCGGATAGTGACAATGATAGTGATAGTTATGAAGAAAGGAAGAAGAGGGTATGCCACCATGTCCAATCAATGTCCAACATCTATGCCGGTGCATCAACACTTGCAGGGAAGTACTGTGACAACTATTTGATCAAGGCAGACCCAAGGAATTCTATTCTCAGTGGGTTCGAATGGCTGCAGGAGACAGTCTCAACACCTGGAGAAACATATACCATGTTGAGGATGAACGCACGCCTCTTCTTTCAATTGCATGACTTGTTGGCCAAAAAGTATGGCTTCAAATCAACCTGTTTCGTAAGCAGTTATGAAGCGCTTGCAATGTTCTTGTGGACATTAGGGGGTTGCGAGTCTAATAGGAGAACACAAAATCGTTTCAAGCACTTAGGAGATACAGTCCACCGGAAGTTTCATGAGGTTTTACTCTGTGTGGTTAAGATGGCAGCAGATTACCTGAAACCTAAGGACCCAAACTTTAGTAGTGTGCACCCAAGGATTCAAAAGGATAGAAGGGCTTATCCACACCTTAAGGACTGCATCGGCGCACTAGATGGTACTCACGTCAGAGCTACCATTCCTGCTGGCGACCAAGTTAGATACATTGGAAGGTCAGGATCAACAACACAGAATGTTCTGGCAATATGTGATTTTGACATGCATTTCATGTACACTTCAGTTGGTCAACCCGGCTCTATGCATGATACCAGTGTCTTGTATCATGCAATTGAAGCTGACAAAGATACCTTCCCTCATCCTTCAAAGG GTAAGTACTATCTTGTGGACGCGGGCTATCCTAATAGACCTGGATATCTCGCACCTTACAAGGGAGAAAGGTACCATGTGCCTGATTTTCAACGAGGTGTGGCGCCAAGAACACCTAAGGAGAAATTTAACAAGATACACTCATCCAAGCGTAATGTGATCGAGAGAGCATTTGGTGTGTGGAAAATGAAGTGGCAGATTCTACTAAAGATGCCCAATTATTCAGTTGAAACTCAAAAGATGATAGTGGCTGCCACTATGACCCTTCACAACTACGTTCGATATCATGATAAGGGTGATCTTCACTTTCTTCGAGTCGACAGAGATCCCAACTATGTCCCAACTATCCCTTCAAGGTATCAACGGTATGCCATCCCTCCGAATGCATCAGATGTGTCAACCTCGGAGGCTAGTGATAAAGACATGGACCTGTTCCGTAATAGACTAGCAACTAATATTGCTCTTGGTTGGTGA